The Christensenella timonensis DNA segment CCGATGGCGTTTACCACGCCAAAATTGCCAGAGGCCAAAAGGGATTTCACCTGCGACGCGTTTTTCTTGAACCCACCCTGCGAAGCGGGTGTGTCAAGGTAAGTAACGCTCACTTTTTCGCTTAGTTCGCCTTGCGCGTCTTTATCTTCCGGAAGGGAGAGGATGCTTACTTCGTTGGCATCCGCAAAAGCGTTCGCCCATTTGATCGTATGCGGGGAATTTGCCGCCGCCAGGAATGCAATTTTCATGATTTCTACCTCATTTAAAAATTATTTTAAGTTCGCAAGCCGCTGTATGGCTTTTTCCGTATTTTCCTTTGTGTTGAAGGCGGTCAGGCGGAAATATCCTTCGCCCGCGCTGCCAAACCCGCTGCCCGGCGTGCCCACAACGTTCGCTTCTCTGAGCAGCTTGTCAAAGAAATCCCAGCTGGTCATGCCGTCCGGCGTTTTGAGCCATACGTAAGGCGAGTTTACGCCGCCGTAGGAGGTGATGCCGATCTCTGCCAAACCGCTTTTGATGATGGCTGCATTTTCAAGGTAGCCCTTGATCGTATCTTCCACCTGCTTTTTGCCATCCGCCGTATAGATGGCCGCCGCGCCGCGCTGTACGATGTACGAAACACCGTTGAACTTCGTCGTGTGCCGGCGCAGCCACATGGCGTTGAGGCTTACTTTGCTGCCGCTTTCGTCTTCTCCGAACAGCTCCTTTGGCACGATGGTGTAGGCGCAGCGCGTTCCGGTGAAGCCCGCCGTCTTGGAAAAGCTGCGGAATTCGACCGCGCAGCTCTTGGCGCCCTCGATCTCGTAAATACTGTGCGGCACGTCCCTGTCCGTAATAAAGCGTTCATACGCGCCGTCAAAAAGGATGAGCGCGCCCGTTTCGTTGGCCCAGTCGACCCATACCTTAAGCTGCTGCTTGTTAAGCGCCGTTCCCGTCGGGTTATTGGGGGAACAGAGGTACATCACATCCACCTTGCCCTGCGGCAGGGCGGGTACAAAATTGTTGTCCGCCGTTGTGGGGATGTAGGTGATGTTGCTGAATTTGGACGCTGCCGTATCGAATTCGCC contains these protein-coding regions:
- a CDS encoding LL-diaminopimelate aminotransferase, with product MFKVNQNFARLQGSYLFSEIAHRVAEYTKANPDKELIRLGIGDVTRPLAPAVLQAIDAATREMADAKTFMGYGPEQGYEFLRAAIRQGDYAERGIDIDLDEIFVSDGSKCDTGNFQELLSPDVRVGVTDPVYPVYVDTNVMAGRSGEFDTAASKFSNITYIPTTADNNFVPALPQGKVDVMYLCSPNNPTGTALNKQQLKVWVDWANETGALILFDGAYERFITDRDVPHSIYEIEGAKSCAVEFRSFSKTAGFTGTRCAYTIVPKELFGEDESGSKVSLNAMWLRRHTTKFNGVSYIVQRGAAAIYTADGKKQVEDTIKGYLENAAIIKSGLAEIGITSYGGVNSPYVWLKTPDGMTSWDFFDKLLREANVVGTPGSGFGSAGEGYFRLTAFNTKENTEKAIQRLANLK